The Sphaerochaeta sp. genome segment CGATGGAAAAGCAGGCGGTGCTGGAGAAGCGCATCGATGATCTTTCCTGGCATATCCGGCAGTTGCAGAGCGGCATGGACTTTCAGGAATGCCCGGGAGCGGGATGCAAGGAATGCACGTTCCGCGCCAAATGCCGGTTCTGCCAGGGCTGAATCACTCCTGGGTCGTCCGGTAGGCGGAGAAGTATCCGTTGATCTCCCTGGCCATATCCGCCGTCGCCTCGTCGATGTCCTTTCCTTCGGTGAGCATCTTCATGATGGAACTCTGGAACGCGTAGTAGATCTGATAGCTTGACGGCACCCAGATGCCCTGCAGCTGAGGATTGCTGTCCCGCATCTGGTCGATGGCGATGCCGAACAACGGATTTTCCGTCACGTGGGTTTTGAACTCGTCCATGTCGTACGTTCCGTTGTTCACCGGGAAGTAGCCGGTGGCAACGTGCCAGGCAAGCTGCTGTTCCTTGCTGACGGCGTACTGGATGAACTTCCATGCCGCGTCACGATGCCCGCTGCCGTTCTCCAGCGCATACAGCGCGCCACCCCCAATATTCACGCCACCTGTTGCCTGGTCGTTGACCCGGGGCAGGTAGGCGACGCCCACCTCGAAGCGGTCCCCCACCATCTCCAGTACGGTGGTCAGCTGGCTGGTGGAGGCGGCCATCATGGCTGTCCTGCCACTGGCAAAGCTTGCCGTCACACCGCTGGTGGCGTTCTCCAGTCCTCCGCTCTGGTACAGAGCCTTCCACATTTTCAGGAATGTCTGCATCGTGCCGTTCTCGTCAAACAACACCTTGGTGGGGATCCCGTCGTGACCATTGTTCTGGTCGACGATCAACGAGAGTCCGTGCTGCTGCCCCAGCCAGGCGCAGAGCTCATAGGTGGTGGGGACTCCGGAGAACGCCCAGCGGGTCACATTGCCCGATGCATCCTTCCTGACCAGTTTCGGCGCGATGGCAGCCATGGCTTCCAGGTCCTTCGGAGGCTCGGTGATACCCGCTTCCTGGAACGCCGTCTTGTTGTAGTACAGGAGGATCGTGGAGCTGTTGAACGGCATGCCGATTATTTGCCCTTTGTACGTCTGGGAGAGACGGGTCGATTCGACGATCTGGGACAGGTCGTATCCATTCTGCTGCGCCAGGTCCTGGATGGGGATCATCCGTGGATTGTCCCGGATGTCCAGGATCGCCTGGGCGTCCAGCTGGATCAGGTCGGGGAGCGCGCTTGCGTCTTCTCCCTGCCATATGGCTTTCGCCTTGGTCAGCACGTCGCTCGCCTTGCCCTGGTAGATGGCCTTTACCGTGATGCCTTCCTGTCTGCCTACCGTTTCGTTGAACGAGGAGACCAGCTTGTCAGTCGCTTCCCCGAGCAGGCCGGAGTTGGAATGCCACCAGGTGATGGTCACCTGGTTCCGGGGCTCTTCCTTCGAGCCGGTGGCGAACAGGAGCGATGGGATCAACAGGATCCACAGCAATCCAAGATGTTTGTGCATGATTACCTCCCGGAGAAACGTGTGCTCACGCTCTCGTTGATATGGTTGCG includes the following:
- a CDS encoding ABC transporter substrate-binding protein — encoded protein: MHKHLGLLWILLIPSLLFATGSKEEPRNQVTITWWHSNSGLLGEATDKLVSSFNETVGRQEGITVKAIYQGKASDVLTKAKAIWQGEDASALPDLIQLDAQAILDIRDNPRMIPIQDLAQQNGYDLSQIVESTRLSQTYKGQIIGMPFNSSTILLYYNKTAFQEAGITEPPKDLEAMAAIAPKLVRKDASGNVTRWAFSGVPTTYELCAWLGQQHGLSLIVDQNNGHDGIPTKVLFDENGTMQTFLKMWKALYQSGGLENATSGVTASFASGRTAMMAASTSQLTTVLEMVGDRFEVGVAYLPRVNDQATGGVNIGGGALYALENGSGHRDAAWKFIQYAVSKEQQLAWHVATGYFPVNNGTYDMDEFKTHVTENPLFGIAIDQMRDSNPQLQGIWVPSSYQIYYAFQSSIMKMLTEGKDIDEATADMAREINGYFSAYRTTQE